One Rhizoctonia solani chromosome 2, complete sequence DNA segment encodes these proteins:
- a CDS encoding Lipase (class 3), giving the protein MLFLLPAFALALPLIVVAAPTNNTAPPESVIEDAKQLAVESVTPLSSAEVDGSIPYGLFAAAAYCSPESRDSWQCKSCQADPIKDFQMYKGGGDGSEVQYWYVGWWPSHNSVIVGRQGTDLTKIEAVLTDATFLPVTLPSDQFPGSPLLAAAHAGFLASHTRSAADILSAVKDVLAQRNATQILVIGHSLGAALAVLDGLYLQIQLGSAVNVIITGFGGPRVGNDVFADFVNEKISSVTRITNKQDLVPVLPPLLLGFRHTTGEEHINADGVWNNCAGQDNLSPDCSAGQVLTEGVVLSDHLGPYAGGVMIGQDIGTC; this is encoded by the exons ATGCTGTTTCTCTTGCCAGCCTTCGCTCTAGCTCTTCCTCTCATCGTCGTTGCTGCACCCACCAACAACACTGCTCCTCCTGAGTCTGTGATTGAAGATGCAAAACAGCTAGCGGTTGAATCGGTTACCCCACTTAGTTCGGCGGAAGTCGACGGTTCCATCCCGTATGGATTGTTCGCAGCCGCTGCATACTGTAGTCCGGAATCGCGAGACAGTTGGCAGTGCA AGTCATGTCAGGCCGACCCAATTAAAGATTTCCAGATGTACAAAGGCGGCGGAGATGGAAGTGAGGTTCAGTACT GGTATGTGGGCTGGTGGCCGTCTCACAACTCAGTTATCGTTGGACGTCAAGGGACAGACCTTACCAAGAT AGAAGCAGTTCTTACAGATGCTACATTCCTCCCCGTTACGCTTCCAAGCGACCAGTTCCCAGGCAGCCCGCTTTTGGCTGCAGCTCACGCCGGCTTCTTAGCGTCTCACACACGCTCGGCTGCTGACATTCTGAGCGCTGTCAAAGATGTGTTGGCTCAGAGGAACGCAACACAGATACTGGTAATCGGCCACTCACTGGGCGCTGCGCTGGCTGTTCTGGATGGTCTATACCTACAAATCCAGCTCGGAAGCGCAGTAAATGTTATCATAACAGGATTTGGAGGACCCAGG GTGGGAAACGATGTATTTGCCGACTTCGTCAACGAAAAG ATTTCAAGTGTCACGCGTATCACTAACAAACAGGATCTTGTTCCAGTGTTACCCCCGT TATTACTTGGCTTCAGACACACAACTGGTGAAGAACATATTAACGCCGATGGGGTATGGAATAACTGTGCGG GACAAGATAACCTGAGTCCAGATTGCTCGGCGGGACAAGTCTTGACTGAGGGAGTTGTACTAAGTGACCATCTTGGACCATATGCCGGTGGTGTAATGATAGGACAGGATATTGGTACATGCTAG
- a CDS encoding Lipase (class 3), which yields MRFLLSAFALALPLSAIAAPTNTTAPPESVIEDAKQLKVGSVSPLSSAEVDSYVPYGWFSAAAYCPPETRNNWQCKSCQADSIKDFQVYKSGGDGGVVQYWYVGWWPSQNSVVVGRQGTDTDKIEAILTDAAFLPVGLSSAQFPGRPLLATAHVGFLASHTRSAADILSAVKDVLAQRNTTKILVVGQSLGAALVTLDGLYLQLQLGSKVQVSIRGLGGPRVGNDVFADFVNAKVSDVIRITNKRDIVPVLPPLLLGFKHTTGEKHINIDGVWNSCAGQDNLSPNCSAGEVLTKGVKLEDHLGPYAGGVVIGQTGC from the exons ATGCGGTTCCTCCTGTCAGCCTTCGCTCTAGCTCTTCCTCTCAGCGCCATTGCTGCACCTACCAACACTACTGCTCCCCCCGAGTCTGTGATTGAAGATGCAAAGCAGCTCAAGGTTGGGTCAGTCTCTCCGCTTAGTTCAGCGGAAGTCGATAGCTACGTACCATATGGGTGGTTTTCAGCCGCTGCGTACTGTCCCCCTGAGACGCGCAATAATTGGCAGTGTA AATCATGTCAAGCCGACTCGATCAAAGACTTTCAAGTATATAAGAGTGGTGGTGATGGAGGCGTTGTACAATATT GGTATGTGGGATGGTGGCCATCCCAGAATTCAGTCGTTGTTGGGCGCCAAGGGACGGATACGGACAAGAT AGAAGCAATTCTTACAGATGCTGCATTCCTCCCTGTTGGGCTCTCAAGCGCCCAATTCCCAGGTCGCCCGCTTTTAGCTACAGCTCACGTCGGCTTCTTAGCGTCTCACACACGCTCGGCTGCCGATATCCTGAGCGCTGTCAAAGATGTGTTGGCTCAGAGGAACACCACAAAGATACTGGTAGTTGGTCAATCTTTGGGCGCCGCTCTGGTAACCCTAGATGGCCTGTATTTGCAACTACAGCTAGGAAGCAAAGTACAAGTTTCAATAAGAGGGCTGGGTGGGCCTAGG GTGGGAAACGACGTCTTCGCTGATTTCGTCAACGCCAAG GTTTCCGATGTTATACGCATCACTAACAAGCGGGATATTGTCCCAGTATTACCTCCAT TGCTACTCGGCTTCAAACATACGACTGGCGAAAAGCACATCAATATAGATGGGGTGTGGAACAGCTGTGCGG GGCAAGATAACTTGAGTCCAAATTGCTCAGCGGGAGAGGTTCTGACCAAGGGGGTCAAATTAGAAGACCATCTTGGGCCATACGCTGGTGGTGTGGTCATTGGACAGACCGGGTGCTAG
- a CDS encoding Lipase (class 3): protein MYLKLLFTIFISLSTQALAAPATAEPILTVPENVTIPPVPLDVDTASLKAQSTSPISAAEASSYIPYEYFSAAAYCPPDAQAKWSCRFCQAQPVKDFIVYASGGDGNLVQYWYVGWWPSGNSVVVGHQGTQFNQIIAVLTDLALLPVPVNSKLFPGTPSSARVHFGFQEAHERTAAVVLSTVKKVIAERGATKVVTVGHSLGGALALLDGLYLRLNLPSNIEIITRTIGQPRVGNDAFAKFVDQKVPNLVRITNKGDLVPGLPPLILGFKHNIGEKHINRKGEWNACSGQDNLDVNCSTGQLLKQGIVLTDHLGPYAGGFYVPDLKDCYFV from the exons ATGTATCTCAAACTCTTATTTACTATCTTTATATCTCTTTCGACACAAGCACTCGCAGCACCAGCTACAGCGGAGCCCATTTTAACCGTCCCAGAGAATGTTACTATCCCGCCCGTACCGCTTGACGTAGACACTGCGTCCCTCAAAGCGCAGAGCACCAGCCCGATTAGCGCGGCTGAGGCTAGTAGCTATATCCCGTACGAGTACTTCTCCGCCGCAGCGTACTGTCCTCCCGATGCGCAAGCCAAATGGAGTTGTA GGTTCTGTCAAGCGCAGCCAGTAAAAGATTTTATTGTGTATGCGAGTGGAGGAGACGGTAATCTGGTTCAGTATT GGTATGTTGGCTGGTGGCCATCTGGGAACTCGGTCGTTGTGGGACATCAAGGCACGCAATTCAACCAAAT CATTGCCGTCCTTACGGATTTGGCACTCCTTCCAGTCCCAGTGAATTCCAAACTATTCCCAGGTACCCCATCTTCAGCTCGGGTTCATTTTGGGTTCCAAGAAGCACACGAGCGTACCGCGGCTGTTGTCCTTAGTACTGTTAAAAAGGTTATCGCAGAACGCGGGGCAACGAAAGTTGTTACTGTTGGCCACTCCCTTGGCGGGGCGCTGGCCTTATTGGATGGACTGTATTTGAGATTGAACCTCCCATCAAACATTGAAATCATCACCAGGACAATTGGGCAGCCAAGG GTTGGAAATGATGCATTCGCGAAGTTTGTGGATCAAAAG GTTCCAAATCTCGTGAGAATCACCAACAAAGGCGACCTAGTTCCCGGTTTACCACCTC TGATCTTGGGGTTCAAGCATAACATCGGAGAAAAGCATATTAACAGGAAAGGCGAATGGAACGCCTGCTCAG GTCAAGATAACTTGGATGTGAATTGTTCCACTGGTCAGCTGTTGAAACAGGGGATTGTGCTAACCGACCACCTTGGCCCTTATGCCGGGGGCTTTTATGTGCCTGATCTAAAGGATTGCTATTTCGTCTAG